Proteins encoded in a region of the Streptomyces sp. NBC_00310 genome:
- a CDS encoding secondary thiamine-phosphate synthase enzyme YjbQ yields MSDAFTTRVLNIASGSRERVVDLTGDCEAFLREAAAGRDGLLNVFVPHATAGIAIIETGAGSDDDLLAALRDLLPADDRWQHRHGTPGHGRDHVLPALVPPHATLPVIAGRLELGTWQSVCLVDTNKDNVNRHVRLSFLG; encoded by the coding sequence ATGTCCGATGCCTTCACCACCCGAGTCCTGAACATCGCCTCCGGCTCCCGCGAGCGGGTCGTCGACCTCACCGGCGACTGCGAGGCGTTCCTCCGCGAGGCGGCCGCCGGCCGGGACGGTCTCCTCAACGTCTTCGTCCCGCACGCCACGGCCGGCATCGCCATCATCGAAACGGGCGCCGGCAGCGACGACGACCTCCTCGCCGCCCTCCGTGACCTCCTCCCCGCCGACGACCGCTGGCAGCACCGCCACGGCACGCCCGGCCACGGCCGCGACCACGTCCTCCCCGCCCTCGTCCCGCCGCACGCCACACTGCCGGTCATCGCCGGGCGGCTGGAACTGGGGACGTGGCAGTCGGTGTGCCTGGTGGATACCAACAAGGACAACGTCAACCGTCACGTTCGCCTGTCGTTCCTCGGGTAG
- a CDS encoding helix-turn-helix transcriptional regulator: MLGRSVELARFDALLDRVAGDARGPAGGEEFHDDGRSRLVDITGEAGIGKSRLLGEVCARARRRGMTVLRGRATEYERRVPFQVFTDALAHLAPHALDGFPETEAVAPLLQRSGAVDRFGLHRSTAVLLARLAAPSGLLLALDDLHWADPASLELLDHLVRHPVHAPVVLAVTRRDRQSPESLAARLTRGLDTGTVVRLGLRPLSARDCAELAGPGLPPAEAAALYAASEGNPFYFLTLLQAHREGTTPESSAPPGLGTLLLDELAVLAPSRRGIVEAVAVLGEHATPAMVSRVTGRSGTAFTDDVHALTRRDLLRPAPQGLLTLRHPVVRTLVHESTPFLRRVEIHRLAARELARVGASAAERAHHVEQSLTAWDPAAVAVLDEAAARTARTAPASCAHWLDVALRHLPDTPEHAARRRELALRRARALAACGGLRESRDLLQELIATPQRSPGGPTNGEDQDLRVRAVVLCALVERHLGRSTEAVALLRRELAHGPAPSHVVRLGLELGSAAPLDSDTSYAQVRTEVEAALAAARSTGAEVGEAGVLAVAALGEAYEGNMTAAHRLARQAAALVDSLPDNDLTALCEPLARLGWAEAFLEHYPDAERHAERGLDIARRSGQLYVVPHLLLCLSHVRIQTCRIPSALELADQAEDIARGIGSDQLLAFVLASKAAALVAVCPPGDPRPLAVAEEGVAAAGNGVDWWASTAWCIFGWAALMAGDPVRARDAMLQAGGPELQRIQPSMRPLYLEILVTSALVTGMSEEARGWAERARKEAEQLGLPMQRASALRSTAHLPLAQGDTAAAADLFAEAAAESARCGAVFWEAHSLLLGAPLEAAAGRGRGATHAWLRGRRLAEAGGSGMLVGLADATRPPGGGSEAPYGSPDRTELTERLATLTARELEIAELVAQGLTSQAIADRLYVSRRTVETHVSRTFRKTGVSSRTALATLMARRRSGSRFGDARAEQG, translated from the coding sequence TTGCTGGGCCGCTCCGTCGAACTGGCCCGGTTCGACGCGCTGCTCGACCGTGTTGCAGGCGACGCGCGCGGCCCGGCCGGGGGCGAGGAGTTCCATGACGACGGCCGTTCCCGGCTCGTCGACATCACCGGTGAGGCCGGTATCGGCAAGAGTCGGCTGCTCGGCGAGGTCTGCGCACGGGCGCGCCGACGCGGAATGACTGTACTGCGCGGCAGAGCCACGGAGTACGAGCGGCGGGTGCCGTTCCAGGTGTTCACCGACGCGCTCGCCCACCTCGCCCCGCACGCCCTGGACGGCTTCCCGGAGACCGAGGCGGTGGCGCCCCTCCTTCAGCGGAGCGGCGCGGTCGACCGTTTCGGACTGCACCGGTCCACGGCCGTCCTGCTCGCCCGGCTCGCCGCCCCGTCCGGGCTGCTGCTGGCCCTCGACGACCTGCACTGGGCGGACCCGGCGTCACTGGAGCTGCTGGACCATCTCGTACGCCATCCCGTGCACGCTCCCGTCGTCCTGGCCGTGACACGCCGTGACCGCCAGAGTCCCGAGTCCCTCGCCGCCAGGCTCACCCGAGGACTCGACACCGGCACGGTCGTCAGACTCGGCCTGAGACCGCTGAGCGCACGCGACTGCGCCGAACTGGCCGGCCCCGGCCTGCCGCCCGCCGAGGCGGCCGCGCTGTACGCCGCGAGCGAGGGCAACCCGTTCTACTTCCTGACCCTCCTTCAGGCCCACCGTGAGGGTACGACGCCCGAGTCCTCGGCGCCGCCCGGGCTCGGCACCCTGTTGCTGGACGAACTCGCCGTGCTCGCCCCCTCCCGGCGCGGCATCGTCGAGGCCGTGGCGGTACTGGGCGAGCACGCCACCCCGGCGATGGTGAGCCGGGTGACCGGCCGCTCCGGCACCGCGTTCACCGACGACGTCCACGCTCTCACCCGCCGCGACCTGCTGCGCCCCGCCCCGCAAGGCTTGTTGACCCTGCGGCATCCGGTCGTGCGCACCCTCGTCCACGAAAGCACGCCCTTCTTGAGGCGCGTCGAGATTCACCGACTCGCCGCGCGGGAACTGGCCCGCGTCGGCGCCTCGGCCGCCGAGCGAGCCCACCATGTGGAACAGTCGCTGACCGCCTGGGACCCGGCAGCGGTGGCCGTGCTCGACGAGGCCGCCGCACGAACCGCCCGAACGGCCCCGGCGAGCTGCGCCCACTGGCTCGATGTGGCACTCCGCCACCTTCCGGACACTCCGGAACACGCCGCCCGGCGGCGTGAGTTGGCCCTGCGGCGGGCCCGCGCACTGGCCGCGTGCGGTGGCCTGCGCGAGAGCCGCGATCTGCTCCAGGAGCTGATCGCCACCCCGCAGCGGTCCCCCGGTGGCCCGACCAACGGCGAGGACCAGGACCTCAGAGTGCGCGCGGTCGTCCTGTGCGCGCTGGTGGAGCGTCATCTGGGACGCTCCACCGAGGCCGTCGCGCTGTTGCGCCGCGAGCTGGCCCACGGCCCCGCGCCGAGCCACGTCGTCCGGCTCGGCCTGGAGCTCGGCTCGGCCGCGCCCCTGGACAGCGACACCTCGTACGCCCAGGTGCGCACCGAGGTCGAGGCGGCCCTCGCGGCGGCCAGGTCCACGGGGGCCGAGGTCGGGGAGGCGGGCGTCCTCGCCGTCGCCGCCCTGGGAGAGGCGTACGAGGGCAACATGACCGCGGCGCACCGGCTCGCCCGGCAGGCCGCCGCCCTGGTCGACTCACTGCCCGACAACGACCTCACCGCACTGTGCGAACCACTGGCCCGGCTCGGCTGGGCGGAGGCGTTCCTGGAGCACTACCCGGACGCGGAGCGGCACGCCGAGCGCGGCCTCGACATCGCCCGCCGAAGCGGTCAGCTCTATGTCGTGCCCCATCTGCTGCTGTGCCTGTCCCATGTCCGGATCCAGACCTGCCGGATCCCCTCGGCGCTGGAACTCGCCGACCAGGCCGAGGACATCGCCCGCGGGATCGGCAGCGACCAGTTGCTCGCGTTCGTACTGGCGAGCAAGGCCGCGGCGCTCGTCGCCGTCTGCCCGCCGGGCGATCCGCGCCCCCTCGCCGTCGCCGAGGAGGGGGTGGCCGCGGCCGGTAACGGGGTCGACTGGTGGGCCTCCACGGCCTGGTGCATCTTCGGCTGGGCCGCGCTCATGGCCGGCGATCCGGTCCGTGCCCGGGACGCGATGCTCCAGGCGGGCGGCCCCGAACTGCAGCGGATCCAGCCCTCGATGCGGCCGCTGTACCTGGAGATCCTGGTCACGTCCGCCCTGGTGACGGGAATGTCCGAGGAGGCCCGTGGCTGGGCCGAGCGGGCCCGTAAGGAGGCGGAACAACTGGGGCTGCCGATGCAGCGGGCCTCCGCGCTGCGCAGCACCGCCCATCTGCCGCTGGCGCAGGGGGACACGGCAGCGGCGGCGGACCTGTTCGCGGAGGCCGCGGCGGAGAGCGCCCGCTGCGGCGCGGTCTTCTGGGAGGCCCACTCCCTGCTGCTCGGCGCCCCACTGGAAGCGGCGGCGGGCCGCGGCCGGGGCGCCACTCACGCCTGGCTCAGGGGGCGCCGGCTCGCCGAGGCGGGCGGCAGCGGAATGCTGGTCGGCCTCGCCGACGCCACCCGTCCGCCCGGTGGCGGCTCCGAGGCTCCGTACGGTTCCCCGGACCGCACCGAACTCACCGAACGGCTGGCCACCCTGACCGCCCGGGAGCTGGAGATAGCCGAACTGGTGGCGCAGGGGCTCACCAGCCAGGCCATCGCCGACCGGCTCTACGTCAGCCGGCGCACCGTCGAGACCCATGTCTCCCGCACCTTCCGCAAGACCGGGGTCTCCTCGCGTACCGCCCTGGCCACGCTGATGGCCCGCCGCCGCAGCGGGAGCCGTTTCGGGGACGCCCGCGCGGAGCAGGGCTGA
- a CDS encoding glycoside hydrolase family 97 protein — MATSEGQDLPDGQQPGHAGALSRRGLLKGAAITAGSVALGLGAAGAAEAADASITATSPDGKNKITMSLVGGVLQWSAKRNGTTVAGPSVLGLQLSNGTTLGRSNTTVTNYQHWTRDSTWTPTFGRNATVRDHHQEMRWNLRDDTSGINFSVQLRAYNSGVALRYVLLDTGSATIADELTTFVFPSNTLVYSARDEAAYSPVAPDAIPSTGTSGTDTGPLTDLPLLVTLDSGLVAAICESSRVNYPRSMLSSVSGQPNTLKTYLMKKTARGSGTVQNTSTVTTPFTTPWRVMLLGSEHGELIDNAELVLNLAPGNALTDTSWIKPGKVFRCELTTAAGTEGVDFAVARNLQYIEYDAGWYGPEFTTTDATTPISAIDLPAVIAYATQKGVGVFLYVNRLALSDPESLFALYKSWGVAGIKLGFINDGTQTMTNQIITWAKIAAKHRLLIDMHDNVRPWGYERTYPNWISLEGVRGNEQFPTATNNVNLAFARNVGGPMDYTICYGQSRDKTTNNHQMAMAAVYYQPLNFLYWYSKPSAYATTSNWPGLAWFDAVPTSWDESTTVAASINEYVAVARRSGTTWFLGAMNNETARTLSVPLSFLDSGTTYTATVYADGTAATSPYGTPTVVSTRTVTADTVLSVAMTSAGGQAVILRPAS, encoded by the coding sequence ATGGCAACCTCTGAAGGCCAGGACCTGCCCGACGGTCAGCAACCCGGGCATGCGGGGGCATTGTCACGCCGAGGGCTCCTCAAGGGCGCGGCGATCACGGCCGGGAGCGTGGCCCTCGGCCTCGGTGCCGCGGGTGCGGCAGAGGCGGCGGACGCCTCGATCACCGCCACCTCACCTGACGGCAAGAACAAGATCACGATGTCCCTGGTCGGCGGAGTGCTCCAGTGGTCGGCCAAGCGCAACGGCACGACCGTCGCCGGCCCCTCGGTGCTGGGCCTGCAGCTGAGCAACGGCACCACGCTGGGCCGGAGCAACACGACGGTGACCAACTACCAGCACTGGACCAGGGACTCCACCTGGACTCCCACTTTCGGCCGCAACGCGACCGTCCGGGACCACCACCAGGAGATGCGCTGGAATCTCCGGGACGACACCAGCGGCATCAACTTCAGCGTCCAGCTCCGCGCCTACAACTCCGGTGTCGCGCTGCGCTACGTCCTGCTGGACACGGGCAGCGCCACCATCGCCGACGAGCTGACCACCTTCGTCTTCCCCTCCAACACCCTGGTGTACAGCGCCCGCGACGAGGCCGCCTACAGCCCGGTCGCCCCGGACGCCATCCCGTCCACCGGCACCTCCGGCACCGACACGGGCCCCCTCACCGACCTGCCGCTGCTGGTCACCCTGGACAGCGGGCTCGTCGCCGCCATCTGTGAATCCTCCCGCGTGAACTACCCGCGCTCGATGCTCAGTTCGGTCTCCGGGCAGCCCAACACCCTGAAGACGTACCTGATGAAGAAGACGGCGCGGGGTTCGGGCACGGTGCAGAACACTTCGACGGTCACCACGCCGTTCACCACGCCGTGGCGGGTGATGCTGCTCGGTTCCGAACACGGCGAGCTGATCGACAACGCCGAGCTGGTCCTCAATCTGGCGCCGGGCAACGCCCTGACCGACACGTCGTGGATCAAGCCGGGCAAGGTGTTCCGCTGCGAACTGACCACCGCCGCCGGAACCGAGGGCGTGGACTTCGCCGTCGCCCGCAACCTTCAGTACATCGAGTACGACGCGGGCTGGTACGGGCCGGAGTTCACGACAACCGACGCCACCACCCCGATCAGCGCCATCGACCTGCCGGCCGTCATCGCCTACGCCACCCAGAAGGGCGTCGGCGTCTTCCTCTACGTCAACCGCCTGGCCCTCTCGGACCCCGAGTCGCTGTTCGCCCTGTACAAGAGCTGGGGCGTGGCCGGCATCAAACTCGGCTTCATCAACGACGGCACCCAGACCATGACCAACCAGATCATCACCTGGGCCAAGATCGCGGCCAAACACCGGCTGCTGATCGACATGCACGACAACGTGCGGCCCTGGGGCTACGAACGCACCTACCCCAACTGGATCAGCCTGGAAGGCGTCCGGGGCAACGAGCAGTTCCCGACCGCCACCAACAACGTGAACCTCGCCTTCGCCCGCAACGTGGGCGGGCCGATGGACTACACGATCTGCTACGGCCAGTCGCGCGACAAGACCACCAACAACCACCAGATGGCGATGGCCGCCGTCTATTACCAGCCCCTGAACTTCCTCTACTGGTACTCCAAGCCCTCCGCCTACGCCACCACCTCCAACTGGCCCGGCCTGGCCTGGTTCGACGCCGTCCCCACCAGCTGGGACGAGAGCACGACCGTGGCGGCGTCCATCAACGAGTACGTCGCGGTCGCCCGCCGCAGCGGCACCACCTGGTTCCTCGGGGCGATGAACAACGAGACCGCGCGTACCCTCTCCGTCCCGCTGTCCTTCCTCGACAGCGGCACCACCTACACGGCCACCGTCTACGCCGACGGAACGGCGGCGACCTCCCCGTACGGGACCCCCACCGTGGTCAGCACCCGGACGGTCACCGCTGACACCGTGCTGAGCGTGGCCATGACCAGCGCGGGCGGTCAGGCGGTGATCCTCAGACCGGCCAGCTGA
- a CDS encoding SMI1/KNR4 family protein, producing MDPLSEAEVSEAEAQWGVSLPAEYRGFLLEVGAGGAGPGYGLSILRRTAAGWLWSNVDLAMRHDYLGLPFLTGDERWRVLGEHDDRQPLPSAFDDEEAYFAAYSAWMTAGDELFDWVTRGALKLSHEGCGYCYWLVLTGPERGGMWRDDRPGDGEFSPLGTPQTPVGFARWYLQWVEGAEAAARRPLRRPR from the coding sequence ATGGATCCGCTGTCGGAGGCGGAGGTCTCCGAGGCGGAGGCCCAGTGGGGTGTCTCGCTGCCGGCGGAGTACCGGGGCTTCCTTCTCGAAGTCGGTGCCGGCGGTGCGGGGCCGGGCTACGGGCTCAGCATCCTGCGTCGGACGGCAGCAGGATGGCTGTGGAGCAATGTGGATCTCGCCATGCGCCACGACTACCTGGGGCTTCCGTTTCTGACGGGGGACGAACGATGGCGTGTTCTGGGCGAGCACGACGACAGGCAGCCACTGCCTTCCGCCTTCGACGACGAAGAGGCGTACTTCGCGGCATACAGCGCCTGGATGACAGCGGGTGACGAACTCTTCGACTGGGTCACCCGCGGTGCGTTGAAGCTCAGTCACGAGGGCTGCGGTTACTGCTACTGGCTCGTCCTGACAGGCCCGGAGCGTGGCGGCATGTGGAGGGACGACCGCCCCGGGGACGGTGAGTTCAGCCCCCTCGGGACGCCACAGACGCCGGTCGGATTCGCACGTTGGTACCTCCAGTGGGTGGAGGGCGCCGAGGCCGCCGCGCGTCGCCCGCTCCGGCGTCCGCGATAG
- a CDS encoding TIGR04222 domain-containing membrane protein, with amino-acid sequence MIAWFAWAGYVLGYAALVAGAVALDGRVRTKAVAEALARYEAAKPDPPDAVPDDDLRLGIAGVAVLVQGDGGTHRAFWTVIIDMVARGVLEPGTTYDGKPTLRHSASHRTPAPDASDTERQIWSLASYRNPAAVAPHSVTHPLAQNLHAQGYLRGRGVFIDFKVPRPVWSWTVAVLTLPLAALMVFLFLHWRYGLVATWTAIAMVVVAWVLTISDDNPAALRLPVLTDRGDQAVRQARARHAHLDPAKRTEPYAPGEAAAAYAVFGPEAYNHFASHTPGFSAAVDKGTDEGEQNKAAEERQRSRTDFNG; translated from the coding sequence ATGATCGCTTGGTTTGCGTGGGCCGGTTACGTCCTGGGTTATGCGGCCCTCGTGGCGGGAGCCGTGGCGCTCGACGGCAGGGTCCGCACGAAGGCCGTCGCGGAGGCGCTGGCCCGCTACGAGGCCGCGAAACCGGATCCCCCCGACGCCGTACCGGACGACGACCTCCGGCTGGGGATCGCCGGCGTCGCCGTCCTCGTGCAGGGGGACGGCGGAACCCATCGCGCGTTCTGGACGGTGATCATCGATATGGTGGCACGCGGGGTCCTGGAGCCGGGCACGACGTACGACGGAAAGCCGACCCTGCGGCACTCGGCCTCCCATCGGACACCCGCGCCCGACGCCTCGGACACGGAGCGGCAGATATGGTCCCTCGCGTCCTACCGGAACCCCGCTGCCGTGGCCCCGCACAGCGTCACGCACCCGCTTGCCCAGAACCTTCACGCGCAGGGGTACTTACGGGGCAGAGGGGTGTTCATCGACTTCAAGGTGCCTCGCCCAGTGTGGTCCTGGACGGTCGCCGTACTGACCCTGCCGCTCGCCGCGCTGATGGTGTTCCTCTTCCTGCACTGGCGGTACGGGCTGGTGGCGACGTGGACGGCGATCGCGATGGTCGTGGTCGCCTGGGTACTCACCATCTCGGACGACAACCCCGCCGCGCTGCGGCTGCCCGTGCTGACGGATCGCGGCGATCAGGCGGTCCGTCAGGCGCGGGCGCGTCACGCGCATCTGGACCCGGCGAAGCGGACCGAGCCGTACGCTCCCGGTGAGGCGGCGGCCGCCTACGCCGTCTTCGGCCCGGAGGCGTACAACCACTTCGCCTCACACACGCCTGGTTTCTCCGCCGCGGTCGACAAAGGCACCGACGAAGGCGAACAGAACAAGGCCGCCGAGGAACGGCAGCGCAGCCGGACCGACTTCAACGGGTGA
- a CDS encoding putative leader peptide → MLRSALLTSRGHIDLLRVASAACRRGC, encoded by the coding sequence ATGTTGCGTTCAGCCCTGCTCACTTCGCGCGGTCACATCGACCTGCTGCGGGTGGCCTCCGCCGCATGTCGCCGCGGCTGCTGA
- a CDS encoding NAD(P)-binding domain-containing protein translates to MNNTREVEVVVIGAGQAGLAAAYHLRRTGFEPERDFVVLDHSPGPGGAWQFRWPSLTYGKVHGMHALPGMELTGADPARPSAEVVREYFDSYEHAFDLRVRRPVDVRAVREGEGGRLLVETSDGTWSTRALINATGTWDRPFWPRYPGQETFRGRQLHTAQYPGPEEFAGLRVVVVGGGASGTQHLLEIARYAAATTWVTRRPPVFREGPFDEGAGRAAVALVEERVRQGLPPKSVVSVTGLPLNDAIRQGLADGVLDRLPMFDRITPDGVEWDDGRRVDADVVLWATGFRAAVDHLAPLRLREPGGGIRVEGTRAIADPRIHLVGYGPSASTIGANRAGRAAVRDIRRLLANEPAAA, encoded by the coding sequence GTGAACAACACGCGTGAGGTCGAGGTAGTCGTCATAGGCGCCGGCCAGGCAGGTCTGGCCGCCGCCTATCACCTGCGCCGCACCGGTTTCGAGCCGGAGCGCGACTTCGTGGTGCTGGACCACTCCCCCGGCCCGGGCGGCGCCTGGCAGTTCCGCTGGCCGTCGCTGACGTACGGCAAGGTGCACGGGATGCACGCGCTGCCGGGCATGGAGCTGACGGGGGCCGATCCGGCACGGCCGTCCGCCGAGGTCGTCAGGGAGTACTTCGACTCGTACGAGCACGCCTTCGACCTGCGGGTACGGCGCCCGGTGGACGTTCGCGCGGTGCGTGAGGGCGAGGGCGGACGGCTGCTGGTGGAGACCTCGGACGGTACGTGGTCGACGCGGGCGCTGATCAACGCGACGGGTACGTGGGACCGGCCGTTCTGGCCGCGCTACCCCGGCCAGGAGACGTTCCGTGGGCGGCAGTTGCACACCGCCCAGTACCCGGGGCCCGAGGAGTTCGCGGGGCTTCGGGTGGTCGTGGTGGGCGGGGGCGCATCCGGGACGCAGCATCTGCTGGAGATCGCGCGCTACGCCGCCGCGACGACCTGGGTGACGAGGCGTCCGCCCGTCTTCCGCGAGGGGCCGTTCGACGAGGGTGCGGGGCGGGCGGCCGTCGCCCTGGTGGAGGAGAGGGTGCGGCAGGGGCTGCCGCCGAAGAGTGTCGTGTCGGTGACGGGGCTGCCGCTCAACGACGCGATCCGCCAGGGCCTCGCGGACGGCGTCCTGGACAGGCTGCCGATGTTCGACAGGATCACACCCGACGGCGTGGAGTGGGACGACGGCCGTCGCGTGGACGCCGACGTCGTCCTCTGGGCGACCGGCTTCCGCGCCGCCGTCGACCACCTGGCCCCGCTGCGGCTGCGCGAGCCCGGCGGCGGCATCCGCGTCGAGGGCACCCGCGCGATCGCCGACCCACGGATCCACCTGGTCGGCTACGGCCCCTCGGCGAGCACCATCGGCGCCAACCGCGCCGGCCGCGCGGCGGTGCGGGACATCAGGCGGCTGCTGGCGAACGAGCCCGCCGCCGCCTGA